One part of the Haliaeetus albicilla chromosome 9, bHalAlb1.1, whole genome shotgun sequence genome encodes these proteins:
- the UBXN7 gene encoding UBX domain-containing protein 7 isoform X2, with translation MWRLIARDEVRAPIPQKQEILVEPEPLFGAPKRRRPARSIFDGFRDFQTETIRQEQELRNGGAVDKKLTTLADLFRPPIDLMHKGSFETAKECGQMQNKWLMINIQNVQDFACQCLNRDVWSNEAVKNIIREHFIFWQVYHDSEEGQRYIQFYKLADFPYVSILDPRTGQKLVEWHQLDVTSFLDQVTGFLSEHGQLDGHSTSPPQKCSRSESLIDASEDSQLEAAIRASLQETHFDSSQAKQESRSDEESESELFSGSEEFISVCGSEEEEESENPAKLRKSPHKDLGYKKEESRRPQPEPPARTEPGTTSNHRVLPCIDAEILEESTDKPESTFQGLDVNGPKAQLMLRYPDGKREQISLPEQAKLLALVKHVQSKGYPNERFELLTNFPRRKLSHLDYEITLQEAGLCPQETVFVQERN, from the exons ctcctAAAAGACGCAGACCTGCGCGCTCAATATTTGATGGCTTTCGGGATTTTCAAACAGAAACCA TTCGACAGGAACAGGAGCTACGAAATGGAGGGGCAGTAGATAAGAAACTCACTACTCTAGCAGACCTCTTCAGGCCTCCCATTGATCTGATGCACAAAGGCAGCTTTGAAACA GCCAAGGAATGTGGTCAGATGCAGAACAAATGGCTTATGATAAACATTCAGAATGTGCAAGATTTTGCGTGTCAGTGTCTCAACCGCGATGTCTGGAGTAATGAGGCTGTGAAGAACATAATCCgggaacatttcattttttggcAG GTATACCATGACAGTGAGGAAGGACAGAGGTACATACAGTTTTATAAATTAGCAGACTTCCCTTACGTCTCCATCCTGGATCCCAGGACAG GCCAGAAACTAGTGGAGTGGCACCAGCTAGACGTGACTTCTTTCTTGGACCAAGTGACTGGGTTCCTGAGTGAGCATGGACAGCTGGATGGCCATTCTACTAGCCCTCCCCAAAAATGCTCTCGTTCA GAGAGTCTCATTGATGCCAGTGAGGACAGCCAGTTGGAAGCTGCTATCAGAGCCTCGTTACAGGAGACGCATTTTGATTCCTCACAGGCCAAGCAGGAGAGTCGGTCAGATGAGGAGTCAGAGTCGGAGCTTTTTTCTGGAAGCGAAGAGTTTATTTCGGTTTGTGGatctgaggaggaggaagaatcAGAGAATCCTGCCAAGTTGAGGAAGTCTCCACATAAGGACTTGGGGTATAAAAAAGAGGAGAGCCGGAGGCCTCAACCTGAGCCCCCTGCAAGGACTGAGCCTGGGACAACATCAAATCATAGAGTACTGCCCTGCATTGATGCAGAGATACTGGAGGAGTCAACTGACAAGCCTGAGAGTACATTTCAGGGCCTAGATGTGAATG GACCAAAGGCACAGCTGATGCTAAGGTATCCAGATGGAAAGAGGGAACAAATTTCACTGCCTGAACAAGCTAAACTTCTG gCTCTTGTGAAACATGTCCAGTCAAAAGGATACCCCAATGAACGCTTTGAACTTCTCACCAACTTCCCTCGAAGGAAACTCTCCCATCTGGACTATGAGATCACATTACAGGAGGCAGGCCTGTGTCCTCAAGAGACTGTGTTTGTGCAGGAAAGGAATTAG